GTAGAAGTTGTTTTTTCTTCAGTTTCCTCATTTTCTTCAGATTCTTCTTTTAAGTTTTCTGTAAACGTAAAAACTTCGCAAGATTTTACAAAAGCAGTTGGCGTTTTTTTCTCTCCAATTCCCATAACAAACAAACCTTCTTCTCGAATTCTTTTAGCAAGACCAGTATAATCACTATCACTAGAAACAATACAAAAACCTTCTGTATTTTTACCATGCAAAATATCCATGGCATCAATAATTAAAGCGCCATCTGTTGAGTTTTTACCAGTTGTGTAAGAAAATTTCTGAATGGGAGTAATAGAATGTTGGTTTATAATCGCTTTCCAACTATTCATTTGTTGCGATGTCCAATCGCCATAAATTCTTCTAATAGTTGCTTTTCCGTATTTAGAAACTTCATCAATAATTTCTTTAATGAGTTTTGGTTGAGCATTATCACCATCTATTAATACTGAAATATTGAATTTGTTTTCCATTTGATTATAAAGTTTTGAGTGTTTTTTTATGTTGATTAAATGAGAATGATAGTTTTTTTTATGACCTAATTCCTGAAATTTTAAATGTGTTATTAAAAAGGAAAGTTAGCAAATTAAAACGACATATAATATTTGAGTTCGTATGTATAGTGAAGTGAAAATCAAATTTTTTTAGTTTCTGAATTTAGTCAACTAAAACTTGATGTATGGCTCCTTCCATTTGTATTTCTGCCATATCTAACAACATTTTATGTTCTTTTGGTTTTAAAATAGAAAGTTCTGTACAAGATAAAATTACTGGGTTTTCTTCAGAATATTTATAAATTATTGAATGGTATTTTTTTATCAAATCATCAGTTTCAATTTC
The DNA window shown above is from Polaribacter sp. Hel_I_88 and carries:
- a CDS encoding NYN domain-containing protein; its protein translation is MENKFNISVLIDGDNAQPKLIKEIIDEVSKYGKATIRRIYGDWTSQQMNSWKAIINQHSITPIQKFSYTTGKNSTDGALIIDAMDILHGKNTEGFCIVSSDSDYTGLAKRIREEGLFVMGIGEKKTPTAFVKSCEVFTFTENLKEESEENEETEEKTTSTSKTTKKPTTKKAKEATPNLRLSKDDWKTVMKAFDISTDEEEKAHISTLGLNIRKIDPSFDPRSYGFKSLSKLFANIEKFEVIKNEVNGLNHPLLKMK